Proteins from a genomic interval of Kitasatospora herbaricolor:
- a CDS encoding Bax inhibitor-1/YccA family protein → MRTSNPILSRRGISRIDAPGTGVAEPRPVGLSAGSPLPGDRPRSPYAGFDAPGPAEDVPAGGRPMTLDDVVVRTAATLGTVALAAVLSWILLPVDETGVARSYAVAVGCALVAVVLSLLQTFRRRPSPVLILCYAAFEGVFVGVLSDVTSTYIAPGVVVQAVLGTLTVSAGVLIAYRMRWIRVTARFSGFVLAAATGFVLLTVADLLFSAFGGGNGLGFDSGGIGIAFGVAGIVLGACFLALDFRQVEDAVADGAPREEAWLAAFGLTLTLVWIYLEALRVLTLLRGDD, encoded by the coding sequence GTGAGAACCAGCAACCCGATCCTGTCCAGGCGGGGCATCAGCCGCATCGACGCCCCGGGTACGGGGGTCGCGGAGCCCCGGCCGGTCGGCCTGTCCGCGGGCTCACCGCTGCCCGGTGACCGCCCCCGAAGCCCCTACGCGGGCTTCGACGCACCGGGACCGGCCGAGGACGTCCCCGCCGGCGGCAGGCCGATGACCCTGGACGACGTGGTGGTCCGAACCGCCGCGACCCTGGGCACGGTGGCGCTGGCGGCGGTGCTCTCCTGGATCCTGCTGCCCGTGGACGAGACCGGTGTCGCCCGCTCGTACGCCGTCGCCGTCGGCTGCGCGCTGGTGGCGGTCGTCCTGTCGCTCCTGCAGACGTTCCGGCGCCGGCCGTCCCCGGTGCTGATCCTCTGCTACGCGGCTTTCGAGGGCGTCTTCGTCGGCGTCCTGTCCGATGTCACCTCGACGTACATCGCCCCCGGGGTCGTCGTCCAGGCGGTGCTCGGCACCCTGACGGTCTCGGCCGGCGTGCTGATCGCCTACCGGATGCGCTGGATCCGGGTCACCGCCAGGTTCTCCGGCTTCGTCCTGGCGGCGGCGACCGGATTCGTCCTGCTGACCGTCGCCGACCTGCTGTTCTCGGCCTTCGGCGGCGGGAACGGGCTCGGCTTCGACAGCGGCGGCATCGGCATCGCGTTCGGCGTCGCCGGGATCGTCCTCGGTGCCTGCTTCCTCGCGCTGGACTTCCGGCAGGTGGAGGACGCCGTGGCGGACGGCGCCCCGCGCGAGGAGGCGTGGCTGGCCGCCTTCGGGCTCACCCTGACGCTGGTGTGGATCTACCTGGAGGCGCTCCGGGTGCTGACGCTGCTCCGGGGCGACGACTGA
- a CDS encoding alpha/beta fold hydrolase, with product MAGSNNWRKRWFPTVVVPMVAAGAVLGSVVVGGPANATTPTVTAERARPTVVLEHGAFADGSSWSSVITRLRADGYPVVAPANPLRGPAADAAVLRSVLDGIQGPKVLVGHSYGGSVISAAGANDPEVKALVYVAAFLPAPGETALELTNKFPGSTLPDALNPITYTPAGGTATTDLYIRADKFRHQFAADVPAAQAAVMAAAQRPVAQSALAEKATAAAWQEKPSWDIVTTQDLNIPAAAQLYMARRAHAHVTEVAASHSVAVSHPALVAQVIEEAARAGR from the coding sequence ATGGCAGGTAGCAACAACTGGCGCAAGCGGTGGTTTCCGACGGTCGTCGTCCCGATGGTCGCGGCCGGTGCGGTGCTGGGCTCCGTCGTCGTCGGTGGCCCGGCGAACGCCACCACTCCCACGGTGACCGCCGAGCGGGCCAGGCCCACCGTCGTCCTGGAGCACGGGGCGTTCGCCGACGGCTCCAGCTGGAGCAGCGTCATCACCCGGCTGCGGGCGGACGGCTACCCGGTGGTCGCCCCCGCCAACCCGCTTCGCGGGCCGGCCGCCGACGCCGCGGTGCTGCGGAGCGTCCTGGACGGCATCCAGGGGCCCAAGGTGCTGGTGGGGCACTCCTACGGAGGCTCCGTCATCAGCGCCGCCGGCGCGAACGACCCGGAGGTGAAGGCCCTGGTCTACGTGGCCGCGTTCCTGCCGGCCCCGGGCGAGACGGCGCTGGAACTCACCAACAAGTTCCCCGGCTCCACGCTCCCGGACGCCCTGAACCCGATCACCTACACGCCGGCCGGCGGCACCGCGACCACCGACCTGTACATCCGGGCGGACAAGTTCCGCCACCAGTTCGCCGCCGATGTACCGGCCGCCCAGGCCGCCGTCATGGCCGCCGCCCAACGGCCCGTCGCCCAGAGCGCCCTGGCGGAGAAGGCCACCGCCGCAGCCTGGCAGGAGAAGCCGAGCTGGGACATCGTCACCACCCAGGACCTCAACATCCCGGCGGCCGCGCAGCTGTACATGGCCCGCCGCGCGCACGCCCACGTCACCGAGGTCGCCGCCTCGCACTCCGTCGCGGTCTCCCACCCGGCCCTGGTCGCCCAGGTCATCGAGGAGGCGGCCAGGGCCGGCCGCTGA
- a CDS encoding alpha/beta fold hydrolase has product MPYITVGQQNSADIDLYYEDHGAGRPVVLIHGYPLSGRSWEKQAAALLAAGHRVITYDRRGFGRSSQPTTGYDYDTFAADLHTVLETLELEDAVLVGFSMGTGEVARYVGTHGTARVARVAFLASLEPWLLLTDENPGGAAPAEFFRSVSQAAAADRYAYYTSFFRDFYNLDDYLGTRISEEALRASWEVAASGGAHAAAAAPLTWPTDFRADIAKIDVPALILHGTADRILPVEATARPFHRALPAATYVEVEGGPHGLLWTHAEEVNQALLAFLAA; this is encoded by the coding sequence ATGCCGTACATCACGGTCGGCCAGCAGAACTCCGCCGACATCGACCTGTACTACGAGGACCACGGCGCCGGCCGGCCCGTCGTGCTCATCCACGGCTATCCGCTCAGCGGCCGCTCGTGGGAGAAGCAGGCCGCGGCGCTGCTGGCGGCCGGCCACCGCGTCATCACCTACGACCGCCGCGGCTTCGGCCGCTCGTCCCAGCCCACCACCGGCTACGACTACGACACCTTCGCCGCCGACCTGCACACCGTCCTGGAGACGCTGGAGCTGGAGGACGCGGTGCTCGTCGGCTTCTCCATGGGCACCGGCGAGGTCGCCCGCTACGTGGGCACCCACGGCACCGCCCGCGTCGCCCGGGTGGCCTTCCTGGCCTCGCTGGAGCCCTGGCTGCTGCTGACGGACGAGAACCCCGGCGGTGCGGCGCCCGCCGAGTTCTTCCGGAGCGTCTCGCAGGCGGCGGCCGCCGACCGGTACGCCTACTACACCTCGTTCTTCCGGGACTTCTACAACCTCGACGACTACCTCGGCACCCGGATCAGCGAGGAGGCCCTGCGCGCCAGCTGGGAGGTGGCCGCGAGCGGCGGCGCGCACGCGGCCGCCGCCGCGCCGCTGACCTGGCCCACCGACTTCCGCGCCGACATCGCGAAGATCGACGTGCCGGCGCTCATCCTGCACGGGACGGCCGACCGCATCCTGCCCGTCGAGGCGACCGCCCGGCCGTTCCACCGGGCTCTGCCCGCCGCGACCTACGTCGAGGTCGAGGGCGGCCCGCACGGTCTGCTGTGGACGCACGCCGAGGAGGTCAACCAGGCGCTGCTGGCCTTCCTCGCCGCCTGA